gaaaaaaaaaaaagagggggaaaaggaagaagaaaataaacaaagccaaataaacaacagcaacagatcttttggCCCTTACGATATTAGACTTCATGAAATAGTGCACCATTCAACCAATAATACAAGACAAAGAATAgtaagacggaggaggaggaggaggaaaaggaggaggggcagaatgaaggagtgaagatggcATGAGGCGCAACCAGACGTCCAAGCAAGTTTTTGTGGCGCCTGTAAGGTTGAGGATGACGTGTACCGCGCCTCTCAGAACGACTGGAGAGAAAACATTAGAAGTCAGTGTATTCATGAGAGGTGACACATGTCTTCCTTGTGCAATACGTGAGGCTTCTTACGACATGTGAGTGTTGGGTGAGTTGAGAAATTGCTTGcatggaaataaggaagagaaaagagaggaaacagaagattaattttctttttacgaGAGACTGGCATAAAAATAGTGATATCCAGAAAGTGTTGGGCACTGAAGAATATTTTGTCGATCAGTGAAGGGGTAAGATAGGTGCGTTTTGTAGGTAGTTTTTGAAAAATTGTAAAATAAtggtggtcttttttttatacgtatgGTGATGAAGGAAGCTTTCAATGCCCAGTGTAACTAAAAAACAATACGAATGTAATTATTTGTTTAAAAAGTTAGatttgagaaaataaaaagacagacaagaacAAATtaattctcaaatagagtggtaaaggaaaggaatatgtTGCTGGTGTCGAATCATTATGTAGCtttaaaagataataaaaaaaataatggatgaaGATGATACAAGAAAACAGGAATATTTTATACAGTGACTGCCACGAATAGGCATGGCGGCTTCTTGCAAATCACTTATCTTCTTAGTTCCTTACgttcttgtttccttatatTGTCGATTCTGCTTTCACGAGTGCAAATACGCATCTATGTGGAATTTCTGACATACGGGGACAATGACCGAGGAACtgtgtttgtaaaaaaaataaataaataaaaaactcaaTAGTGAGATTCAGTACCATTCCTAACTGTTTGCTTTTGGTATTTTACTTCAGGGCAAGACTGGCTGACGTGCTCcgccacctccttctctcccccttgtCCCCCTTCAGCTTTCAagtctctctcctctgtttttcctcttctttccttctgacCTCCTCgcatgtctttctctctcctcttcgtctctgTACCtaatcttccccttccttccttcatctctccttccctctacttCTCTACACttccttttctacctttctccctcctttctgttCCGTATTCATCACTTCTCTTCTGTTTACATAAGTACATCTCCTATCTACCTCTGCTCTTATTTACTCCTTAGACAAGTCAATCACTCTTTCATTCTGTACATCATCAActctcattcttttcccctATATTCCTTCACCTCTACAATCAAGAATACACAGACACTCATATACATACTCTTATATATCTACCATAAAACACAATGCTGCAATTATCATTAACCTTTCCACTGCTATGGGATTCAACTTAAGAATATCAAAATAAGTTGGAGCAAGTTTAGTACAGCATAATTTCCTAAGGTATCactaacacgaaaaaaaaaaagtaaccgaGCAATTTAAAGTTTTCAGTCTTTGTacttatatgtatttatttatttattttttttcattgagtttAACTGTCAAATAAAAACGTGTCATCTTGTTATCAAAGGAAGGTAAGCGAGACACGAGTAACTTGGGAAACTTGAAGAGATAACAGAAGTGACTAGGGAGAGATAACACAAGGGAGACAACACGCCAGTAACTAGGAAAACTTGGATTGTTACACATGACATTCTGCACAAGATTCCTGGAAGCTCTTATTACTGACGAAGGTGAAATCTGGACTAGACGAGGTGGAGCGGAGCGAGAGCCGGTTCAGTTCGTATAAATGACAGAGAGAGGCCGCTGGATCGCTCACTCCAGCCTGAGCAGCAGACCAGAGCACATTcccagcaggagagagagagagagcgtggcaCCATGGCGACTCTGCGTGTAATGGCACTGatggttgtgctggtggtggtggcactccCGACTGTCTTGgctttgtctgtgtgtgagtaTTAGTCccgcattctgaaacgttttaCTTGCttcctcaccacgactattttcaaatgccacagagatgacaagccgggttctcaagagtatttctgcTGTtcttaatgtagaaatcatcTCTCACCCCATCCAAGCCCTTCTCaattcacctccctcccccaatCAACCCATTAATAAACTCACATCTTCACCgcatcccgtgtgtgtgtgtgtgtgtgtgtgtgtgtgtgtgtgtgtgtgtgtgtgtgtgtgtgtgtgtgtgtgtgtgtgtgtgtgtgtgtgtgtgttatgctccTCTCTCAGTTCAcctccctccatctatcaccACATTAACGCGCCCCTCACCCCATCTCTGCACCCCACAGCCTGCACGGCGCCCTTCAAGGCTGTGGACAAGTGGTGTGTGGTCGCCAACATCAGCGTGCCCGACGTGGCGCACACGTGGCTGGGAGCGAGAAGCGCCTGTCAGAGTATAAAAGGAGACTTGATCGTTCTGGACGAGCACGAGAAGATGCGAGCCGTTACCGCCCACCTGAAGACTGAGCTTAGTGGAGGTGAGTACTGCGTCTCTGAGTCTGTTGTGTGCGGTGCTGATTCTTATAATTAAAGAATCTACGAGACTGTCTTCATAacgagcatttttttttctttctcctgtacCGAGTTTAGTGGAGGACATTAAttctctcctcccacctccgCCTTACACTTCGCCTTCCTCCAACAGACGAAACGTCGTTCCCCTTATGGGTGGGCGGCAGAGGAGATTCAGGCCAGTGGCGCTGGGTGGACGGCAGCCTCATGAACTTGCAGTCCCACCTGTGAGTGATTAcaacacctgtgtgtgtgtgttttgtaatggGTCGGTTTAGTGTgttggatgttgttgttgttgttgttgccattactgatgctgctacttttattattggtgatgatactactacaactactactactactactactactactactactactactactatgagaAACTTTCCTTAATTCTTCCCTCACTTTGACCTGCGATCTTTGTAGACCCTttgccaccacccccaccactactgctacttctactattactactattactcctactgcAGCGTTTACTACTTCCATTACCACTacaacttttactactactactactactattagaagCAGTATTATCATCGCCACAACAAACTCTTCTTAATTAATCCTtgctccctcccttcgtcctcccctccctccctctgagaCACTACTATTGCCACCACTTGCATTGATTCCCTTCACTTCAACAGGTGGATTCCAGACAGCCCGTACGAGACCTCAAACAAGGGAGTGTCCTACGCTAAGGTGATCCAGGCAGGGCAGTGGAAAAGGAGGTACATGGAATCCACACCACCAGAAAGTAATCTTCCTGGTTACATCTGTGAGAAGTAGACAGAGGGGTGcttaaagataaaagataatggTGAGGTTAGAGGGAGGATGATATTAAGAAAACTACGTACATAAATTTGAATggtaagaaaaaaggaggatggaAGTAAATAAAGAGCTATATTTTGTGAGTATTAGATAGAGGAGGACGTAAAGATATGGTGTAATTGTCACGTTAAggttgtagaagaggggggtaGGGAAAACACCAAAAGCTGCATAACTGATTctgaagggggagaaaaaaaggaaaggaaaggagaaaaggaaagaatgcaaGAGAGGATTAAGTGCGAAAAATAATTAGAAACTTTATGTACTATGTTTAAGAAGTACACGGAGCCATTACAGAGACATCATTTGACTtatccctcgtgtgtgtgtgggtatgtatgagagagagagagagagagagagagagagagagagagagagagagagagagagagagagagagagagagagagagagagagagagagagagaggaagggtggtgCTCGTGATATAGCTGGAGAAAATTCCTGTTTTGTTGGCTACGTGAGATTTTCAGGCGAGTTTTCGGTTTACCTGTATGTCAATGAACGTCCGACCTTGGAATACCCTGTTTATGATTtgagaagcgaaaaaaaaaaaaaatataaacaaataaataagttggGCCCCAGCGAGAAGACGGGGAAACTTAAGGGCGAAAATACCTTACTCCGTGACGAACTACCAAACGAGTGAACAAGcggaccccccccccccttcctacCCAACCTTTGCACGATGGCCAATGCAGTAAAATCGCTACCTGTAAGTGATGCAAATATATATTGTAGCCATAAATTAATACAAGTAATTTATTAACCTGttgtcaataaaatatctatctgtctacctatctatctatctgtgtgtgtgtgtgtgtgtgtgagtgtgtgtgtgtgtgtgtgtgtgtgtgtgtgtgtgtgtgtgtgtgtgtgtgtgtgtgtgtgtgtgtgtgtgtgtgcttgtctgtGGCCTTGGCTCAGGGATCAAACTCATAAAAATTAATATccaaacttcctcctcctcctcctcctcctcctcctccttacacccactaactcactcacccacctacacacccacacacaatcAATAAGAATCAAGCAAGAGGCAACACAAAcagataataacaacaagataTATTCTCAAACAATCTAACaaagcagaagagaaaaaacaaataaggaaacCTTAACACATCAGAAAACCATTACTGTTAAACTcaagaaagacaacaacaacaacttgagatatatatgaaaatagatACGTTTATTGGCTACATACACGCAACAATCCATCCTCCTCAATtaaaaaacgctttgctctctcaccacgactattttcaaaaagcCACTGAGATGATACGCCAGttcctcaagagtgtttctcctgttcttaATGCAAAAactttgttaatctctcactagaaccataaagacacccttaaaaacccgtgtcagtTCAGCTAGAGCTTTTTGAAAGTAGCCAAGGAGCAgtaagaagtgtttcagaatgtgttAATTTGTTTTAGTCATCGTCCGCTTCACACGCGTAGTCTCGGCAATCATCATAGGGAGTAAGGTAGTAGCGCGGGTGTCTGGTCATGGGGACGATCCGTGCGTGGGTATGGTTTCCTTCGGGTTGATATGGGAGCCACCTGAGGGAAGTGGGTGCAAGGGAATGGATTATTGGTTCACTGGCTGACTATGTGAAGGCGCTGCAGCAGTAGggtggaagaatggaagaggttGGAGAACTGCTGAGGCAATGGCAAAGTTTGAGAGATGTTTAAAAAATGTGAAAGGTCAATTGGGTACTCTACGTGTGCTGGTTACGTGAAGTCAGCGAGAAACCTAATTAAGATAACATGCTGATTTCCAGTCAGTGTGTGATGGGCTTTGAGGTTTACTGTGGATATTCTAAGTTAGTATAACATAAagcaaaaactaatgcatgtaagaacaacaacatggACAGGGTTGGAAATACGACTAATAGTTTACACATATTCTAACCCAACAACTTGCTAGAACACCAAGATTTACGACTAGTACTTAGCAGAAAACTCACATGTGTGACTCAGAGGACAGTTTTTCTCCATTGAGCCAGCACCAGCCTGACTC
The window above is part of the Scylla paramamosain isolate STU-SP2022 chromosome 34, ASM3559412v1, whole genome shotgun sequence genome. Proteins encoded here:
- the LOC135090347 gene encoding asialoglycoprotein receptor 2-like codes for the protein MATLRVMALMVVLVVVALPTVLALSVSCTAPFKAVDKWCVVANISVPDVAHTWLGARSACQSIKGDLIVLDEHEKMRAVTAHLKTELSGDETSFPLWVGGRGDSGQWRWVDGSLMNLQSHLWIPDSPYETSNKGVSYAKVIQAGQWKRRYMESTPPESNLPGYICEK